DNA sequence from the Thunnus albacares chromosome 22, fThuAlb1.1, whole genome shotgun sequence genome:
TCTGCAAAATGTACCGGAGGCTCCGTAAGACAAAATGTGTCGAGAGAGGAACACCACAGTAAGTGACAGTATGGTCATGATGTCCTTGTGTTTTCAACATTTCTTTTGActtgtgtctctttttcttttttattgttctggATCTGTTCCCAGTTTCACAGTGGAGCTCCATCAGACTATCAGTGTGGATCATACGGATATAACAACCATGGTGATTATTTGTTAATCCATATTTACCAAGGGTAGGTTTAAATGAGAGTTAATTTCTTTTTAAGCAACGCCCTGCTGCACATTTACATCTGGCAGCTGCTCCGCTTAACATAAGGGCTAAAAGGTCAGTCcacccaaattacaaagaaATCTCATTTACCTCAAATGGTATCTCGTAGGCTAGAAATAATCATGCGGTAGAATTAAAATATTGAGTGGAAATCCGTGTGCAAGGATTTTCACtcaatcattttatttgtgattaCAGAAAAAGTTAAGGGGCAACAAAGTTTATCATATTCAAGTACAGCCACGACATCTGTCGCTACATCCGtataaatgaaatgcaaatatgTGTTTATGCCTCTTTCTGCCTTGTTTAACAGATGTTTTGTGGCTGTACTGGAATTTCATCCTTGTATCATCATTGCTGTTATTAACCTggatattgtttattttgtctgtcaATGTCCTGATTGTAAAAtaatatgaacagtgaaagaggttttcctcactgtaatcattcctcctgttcatactggatccccttcaaatgtgatttcaatgtaagtgatggaggccaaaacacagtgtttccacacagtcattttgtgcaaaaatgcatttaaaagttgatgttaagcttatatgaggcttcagcagtctgagttagtcatatcaagtggatatctgctgcatttacagtgtttttagcatcaaattccctctttgtctttccttgttgagctgcggtggaagatatctacttgatttgactcatttggacactgaagcttcatattagcttcagataaacttttaaatacatttttgcaaagaaggaggactgtggattttgtcccacaTCACTTACATAGTAAGTGCATTAGTGCattctaatagtcagtatgaacaggaggaataattatgGAAAGAAAAAACTACTTAAGTGTTAATTATCACATCCTAACTATTGCTTTATGAAAGAATTGAAGAAATGTCAACCTCTCCATTAAGTTCCTCCCAAATACCAGATTGCTCAGTGGGTCATACGTAGCTTGGAACAGATACCCTTTAGTAAGAAAATACCtgtaatacagtataaattCTTTGTAAATTACCAGGtttaattatactgtatatgctaaTGAATATGATCTAATATGATtagaaaaatcataaaatgttgCACTTTATCATTTGATATGATCTATGTTTCAGCTTCTCCATTCAAcaacccatccatccatctattttcTGAACAGTTTATCCTTTCAGGTTTGCAGGTGACACGCTGTCGTGCCAATAAATATTCTGCAACAGGAACACTGTATGTCTCTTAAAACACTAATTAGCTGTTTAAGTAAACAACAGTGTAGGAAGTGGCGCCAAAGTTTATGCACAgaatctgataagcctttatAGAGGGCTTTCCATGTAGCTGCATTTTATGATCCATACACTGGGGTGGAGTAGGCTGtggtatttatttaaaacaaagatagatagatacatttttgtatataAGAGCTCGTCTTTCTCCTGTTCAGCACCTCTACACaggacgactgaagcttcaagCTGACACTGAGTGAGAAGACAGAAGACAAGATCATCCTGCAGcaggtttttctcttttctcctttctcttttctctcttattgtcatctctgctctctttgGAAGCATTACTAACATGTCTGTCTCGCTTCATTGAAGATAATCATCATCTTTACCATCTGCACTATCTCCACCATGAAGATGCTGGCTGTGTCTCTACTGGTTTGTGTCATGATGGCACTGACCACAGCTGTTGGTGAGTATTAACACGGGGAAAGAGCAGAAATGGCAAGTTTCCCTGCagctaaaaatgtgtttttcttattgttactttatttggatgtttgagtttcactatacAGAATGAGACaacatttctctgtgctcactgaattATCTAAAAGCATGACTTGTAActtcacaactagtttggagtcaatcgtggtccaatatgcaaatgaaaatgggaaaattgtgtccagcagtttaacttttgtaatgtaatgaaaaaatatttgcatttttatacattctGGATTTTCAAATAAGAGAGAAGGAATAGATGTAAATTTAAGAATTTCAAGCAGAGTAAATGAActtcttttgtggaaaaaaaaacaatcaggaCGCAGATTATTAatcaaagcagaatatttttttatcttaaaacattAGTAGAACTCATCTTTAACAATCAATTTTTCCTGAAAAAGACATTCTGTCTGTTCTTGTTTCAAACCTGCAGATCTTCCAGAAACAGACCCTGGTGAGTTGTATTGTAGTCTCTTTCACTTCATTGCTTTTCatagctgcaactttactgttttggttcactttcaCTGCTCTTGTCAACTgcatttccagctgcagcaggcagctgttttcagttctgATACACTAACAGACCGGCACCAAACAGACAGATAAGATGATTTAGCACaatatttagcagctgaagagccagatatcAACTTTATGAGGTGACATACATAACATTTCCAtgtctttatttacattttggggatctactggaatatctttacatgatttacagttcaaaaactccttatttatcttatagtggccctttatgcagtccctcagttcagcctctgtctgaaacaggctattttagctcctgtctctttaagggcCCCCTCCTGCTTCCCGGAAGCTGCCCCTCTGCAGACTTCCAGCGGCTAgagaggctacataaacaaacagaagtagtaggatttcacttttctctttctaaACCTAACTTCTCATATACATTTGTACACATCATCAATTATAAATCCAGTCCGAAATATGCAAGTGAAGGCTACCAACAGAGGGCTATTTGTGGGCATACACGAACAATTTGACATCATCACGTGGAGGAAATAGAGGTAATTTTGCAAATGAGGCGTTCAGATCAGgatgaagccctggcttttgacttccagggagcatttttacatatgttcacctcaattTTTGGacctttggccatgtttaacagagatatctgacatcataacagtatataaatatcagaaaatcacagaaagcataatatgtccccttcaaATCAACAATATGAAATACCACACaaggaggaggttggggtggtgGAGGGAGCTGCAGCAAACTCCGATGGAAAGAGCGTAATTGTCAGCATGAACTGTGATTGTGTCAAGTAAAAATATCCACGGTGTACGGACGAGTATGTGATTGTGAAACAATATTGAAAACATCTGAGGCTAATCGTCTGAAACAAGCACAACATCAGTGCTCTACCTTAATTTACACTattttaagttctttttttctaaatatgttttcagaaaaaagtgACAAAGTCAGGATATCAACCGTTTGTCCCAGTGGTTGGACTGGTTACAGTGGTCGCTGTTTCCTCTATGTTCAAACACCCTTGACTTGGGCTGATGCTGAGGTAATCAGGCTGATTTGGTTTCTGAGCAGAAAGTTTCTATACTATGTTGATTCTGCTGGTATAGACTTACACATTGTTAATTGGCATATTCTTCTAACTGGGAGTTTTTCTATTACTTGATATGTAATATGTCCTTTGTGTGGCTCCACATAACTCCACTCTCTCTGTTCTTCTCACCTCTGTAGGAATATTGTCAGGCCTATGGTGGAAACCTTGCATCAGTGCACAACATTGATGAGCATCATATCATTCAAAGTATGATACTGAGAATAACTCACACGTATCCAGTCGCATGGCTCGGAGGCTCTGATGCAGAACAGGTATATTGATTGAACAAAATCTAAAAGTTACCTAATAAACCATACTGTCCACTATattgtattatactgtattctCATCTTTTAGCATGGTACTTGGCTCTGGAGTGATGGTTCACCTTTCAGCTTTTCATACTGGGCTCCAGGGATGCCTGACCATTATGGATCAGCAGTCTGTTTGATGATGAACTATGGAGGTAAATTTCAATTTAGCTtgagaaacattttcttttttttcctgagacCTGAGCAGGGTTTGGGCAAATACAAGTGATGTCTGCATTGGGTCAAGtttggtactttttttttgtgtcccACTGATGATGCCTGATAAATGAGAATAAGTTCTCAGAACCATTGAGTCTAGGTTGCTAAAAGAATTTACATTGGCTTCATGACAAATTTGTTCACTGAAAGCACTAGAGCTTTATCTATTAGATCATTAATATCTTGGCTTGACAAAGGAAGAGAAactggtgctgtatttttaggtTTGTGcaaaagc
Encoded proteins:
- the LOC122973998 gene encoding type-2 ice-structuring protein-like — encoded protein: MILRITHTYPVAWLGGSDAEQHGTWLWSDGSPFSFSYWAPGMPDHYGSAVCLMMNYGDYKRFDDDHCREKHPFVCARNE